CGGGACATCGACGAAGTTGAGCCACCGTTTGTTGTGGGGATCCCACAAACGGAGCCTATCGGCCGGCCTGCCGCCCCAGGATCAGCGCGAGCTGCAGCGCCAGCCCGCCGCGGTGGGTGGTCGGGTCGTGACCGGTCAGCTCGGTGATGCGACGCAGTCGGTAGCGCACGGTGTTGGCGTGGACGAACAGCGCACGGGCCGCGGCCTCGATGGAGCGCGGACCCTCGAGGTAGGCGTGCAGCGTCTCCACCGCCTCGCCGGAGCCGACGAGCGGGAGGTAGACCTCCTCGACGAGGTGTCGGCGCGCGTGCCCGTCCCCGCCGAGGACGCGCTCGGGCAGCAGCTCGTCGGCCAGCACCGGCCGCGGGGCGTCCGGCCAGCCGGGCGCCACCCGGTAGGCCGCCTGGGCGATGCGTGCGGAGTGCTGGGCCTCGGCCAGGTCCGCCACCGGGGGGCCGACGACGACGGGGGAGCCGGGGTCGAAGACGTCGAGCAGCGCGGTGCCGGCCGCGCGGGGGTCGTGCGCGCCGCCGAGCAGCAGCACCAGCCGGTCGCCCTGCACGGCGCAGAGGGCGTCGAGGTCCAGGGCGCGCGCGAGGTGGCGGGCGTGCTCGAACAGATCGGCCTCGGAGCGCTGGGCGGGCACCCGGCCGATGACCACGCACGCCTCGCCCCGGGCGCGCCAGCCCAGCGCGCTGGCGCGCGAGAGCAGCGTCTCGTCGGTCTCGGCGCGCAGGACGGCGTCGACGACCAGGGCCTCCAGGCGGGCGTCCCACGCCCCCCGGGCCTCAGCGGCCCGGGCGTAGACCTCCGCGGTCGCGAAGGCGACCTCGCGGGCGTAGCGCAGGATGGCCGCGTGCACCGCCTCGGCGTCCTCGCCCTCGAGGACGTCGTCCACGGAGGCCTCCACCACGTCGATCGAGAGCCGGACGAGGTCGACGGTCTGCTGCAGGGTGATCACGCCGGCCAGGGCGCGGGGCGCGGCACCGAAGACCGTGGCGGCCAGCTCCGTGCCCCCCTGCGGGGTCCCGAGCGTGGGTCCGCCCGCGGCGTACCACTCCACGAAGTTCTGGACGCCGGCCTGGACGATGACCCCGACCCAGGAACGGTCCTGGGCGCTCAGCTCGGAGAACCACGGGAGCTGCTCCTCCATGCCCGCGGTGGCCGCGGTGCTGAGGGCGCCCGCGGACCGACGCAGCCGACTGGCCGCGGAGGCTCGGGGCGGGAGAGGGGCACGCGGCACGACGCCACGGTAGGACATCGCCGTGTCCGCTTTCCGGACCTGTTCGGTCCGGCGTGGTCACCGTCGGGTCAAGAAACGACGAATGCCCTTACGTGCAAGGGAAATCTACGTGACAGTGATCAAACGCAACCGTGCACCGCGGCCCCCCGTCCGGTGAACACGGCCCACGCGATGCGAGGAGGCCCGGTGCCGAGCACCCCCCACGAGGTCCAGTACCTCACGATCCACAGCCACCGACGGGCCTACGTGAAGGTCGGTGAGGGGCCCGCACTGCTGCTCCTGCACGGGCTCGGCTGCGACCACACCACGTGGGGACCGGTCATCGACGACCTCGCCAAGCGCTTCACCGTCATCGCCCCCGACCTGCTCGGGCACGGGCTCTCGGCCAAGCCGCGCGCGGACTACAGCGTCGGCGGCTACGCCAACGGGGTCCGCGACCTGCTGACGGTCCTGGGCATCGACAAGGTCACGGTGATCGGGCACAGCTTCGGTGGCGGGGTGGCCATGCAGTTCGCCTACCAGTTCCCCGAGCGCACCGAGCGGGTCGTGCTCGTGGCGTCGGGGGGCCTGGGCCCCGAGGTGTCCCCGGCCATCCGTGCCATCACCACCCCGGGTTTCCACCAGGCCATGGGGCTGGCCACGCTGCCCGGGGTGCGCCACCTCGGCGTCGCCGGCATGAAGGCGCTGTCGTCGCTCCCGCTGAAGGGCACCCACGACCTCGCCGAGGTCGCCGACATCTACGACTCCTTCAAGGACCCGGCCGCCAGGGCCGCGATCCGCCACGTCGTGCGGGCCGTCGTGGACTGGAAGGGCCAGATCGTCACCATGGCCGACCGCGCCTACCTGACCCAGGCCATGCCCATGTGCGTGGTGTGGGGTCGCGACGACCGGGTCATCCCCGTGCGGCACGCGAGCCTGGCGGCAGCACTCGCGCCGAAGTCACGGGTCGAGGTGATCCCCAACAGCGGGCACTTCCCGCACAAGGACCACCCACAGCGCTTCGCGCGGATCGTCACCGACTTCGTGCGCACCACCCAGCCCGCGACGTACTCGCGGGCCAGGTGGCGTCAGCTGCTGCGCAACGGCTACGTGCCGCCGGTCGGACCGGTGGAGCTGCTCGCCGAGGCGTGAGAGGCGGGCGGAGGACTACGCGTCCCCGCCCTCCTGCTCGACCCCGCGGGTGGCGGTCGGGTCGTCGACCTTGTACTGGTCGAAGGCCTTCTGCACCAGACCGGGGTCGATCTCGCCGGCGTCGGCCAGCGCCTGCAGGCTGCGCACCACGACGGACTCGGCGTCGATGTGGAAGAACCGTCGCGCCGCGGGCCGGGTGTCGGCGAAGCCGAAGCCGTCCGCGCCCAGCACGCAGTAGTCGCCGGGGACCCAGCGCGCGATCTGCATCGGGACCGCGGTCATGTAGTCCGAGACGGCGATGAACGGCCCGTCGGCGGTGGCCAGCGTGTCGGCGACGTACGCCGTGCGCGGGGCCTCGCCGGGGTGCAGGAGGTTCCACTCCTCGGCGGCCACGGCGTCACGGGCCAGCTCGTTCCACGACGTCACCGACCACGTGTCGGCCTGCACGCCCCAGTCCTCGGCCAGCAACCGCGCGGCCCGGTCGACCCAGGGGAAGCCGACGCCCGAGGCCATCAGCTGCACGCGCGGGCCGTCCCCGGAGGCGGTGGAGACGCGGTGGATGCCCTTGAGGATGCCCTCGACGTCGACGTCGTCGGGCTCCGCGGGCTGGGGGACCGGCTCGTTGTAGACGGTGAGGTAGTAGATGACGTCCTCGCCGTGCGGGTGCTCCTCGGTCGAGCCGTACATCCGCTCCAGGCCGGTCTTCATGATGTGGCTGAGCTCGTAGGCGAAGGCCGGGTCGTAGTGCACGACCGCGGGGTTGGTCGCCGCCAGCAGCGGGCTGTGCCCGTCGGCGTGCTGCAGCCCCTCGCCGGTGAGCGTGGTGCGACCGGCCGTGGCGCCGATGAGGAAGCCGCGCGCCAGCTGGTCGGCCATCGCCCACACCGAGTCACCGGTGCGCTGGAACCCGAACATCGAGTAGAAGATGTAGAAGGGGATCATCGGCTCGCCGTGGGTGGAGTACGCCGACCCGGCGGCGGTCGCCGAGGCCATCGCACCGGCCTCGGAGATGCCCTCGTGCAGCAGCTGGCCCTGCTCGGACTCGGTGTACTTCAGCAGCAGCTTGCGGTCGACCGACTCGTAGCGCTGGCCCTGCGGGTTGTAGACCTTCGCGCTCGGGAACATCGAGTCCATGCCGAAGGTGCGGTACTCGTCGGGGGCGATCGGCACGAGCCGCTTGCCGATGCCCGGGTCGCGCATCCAGTCCTTGAGCAGGCGCACGAGGGCCATGGTGGTGGCGACGGAGTTCTTGCCCGAGCCCTTCTTCAGCTCGGCGTAGACCTTGTCCTCGGGGAGCGTGAGGGGCTTGGCGCGCACGACCCGCTTGGGCAGGGAGCCGCCGAGCTCCTCGCGGCGGTGCCGCATGTACTCCATCTCCGGGCTGTCCTCGCCGGGGTGGAAGAACGGCGCGGCGCCGGTCTCCTCGTAGGAGCGCTCGAGGTCGCGGTCGGAGATCGGCAGGTAGAGCCGGTCCCGGAACTTCTTGAGGTCCTCGGGGGTGAGCTTCTTCATCTGGTGGGTGGCGTTCTTGCCCTCGAGGGCGTCGATCGTCCAGCCCTTGACGGTCTTGGCCAGGATCACCGTCGGCTGACCGGTGTGCTTCGCCGCGGCGTCGAAGGCGGCGTACACCTTGCGGTAGTCGTGGCCACCGCGCGGCAGCTTCTGGATCTGGGCGTCGCTCATGTGCTCGACCATCTTGCGCAGGCGCGGGTCGGACCCGAAGAAGTTCTCCCGGACGTAGGCGCCGTCCTCGACCGAGTAGGTCTGGAAGGCGCCGTCGGGCGTGGAGTTCATCTTGTTGACCAGCACGCCGTCGACGTCACGGGCCAGCAGGTCGTCCCA
This genomic window from Nocardioides marinus contains:
- a CDS encoding helix-turn-helix domain-containing protein, producing MPRAPLPPRASAASRLRRSAGALSTAATAGMEEQLPWFSELSAQDRSWVGVIVQAGVQNFVEWYAAGGPTLGTPQGGTELAATVFGAAPRALAGVITLQQTVDLVRLSIDVVEASVDDVLEGEDAEAVHAAILRYAREVAFATAEVYARAAEARGAWDARLEALVVDAVLRAETDETLLSRASALGWRARGEACVVIGRVPAQRSEADLFEHARHLARALDLDALCAVQGDRLVLLLGGAHDPRAAGTALLDVFDPGSPVVVGPPVADLAEAQHSARIAQAAYRVAPGWPDAPRPVLADELLPERVLGGDGHARRHLVEEVYLPLVGSGEAVETLHAYLEGPRSIEAAARALFVHANTVRYRLRRITELTGHDPTTHRGGLALQLALILGRQAGR
- a CDS encoding alpha/beta fold hydrolase; this translates as MPSTPHEVQYLTIHSHRRAYVKVGEGPALLLLHGLGCDHTTWGPVIDDLAKRFTVIAPDLLGHGLSAKPRADYSVGGYANGVRDLLTVLGIDKVTVIGHSFGGGVAMQFAYQFPERTERVVLVASGGLGPEVSPAIRAITTPGFHQAMGLATLPGVRHLGVAGMKALSSLPLKGTHDLAEVADIYDSFKDPAARAAIRHVVRAVVDWKGQIVTMADRAYLTQAMPMCVVWGRDDRVIPVRHASLAAALAPKSRVEVIPNSGHFPHKDHPQRFARIVTDFVRTTQPATYSRARWRQLLRNGYVPPVGPVELLAEA
- the aceE gene encoding pyruvate dehydrogenase (acetyl-transferring), homodimeric type is translated as MHEGLPTQLPDIDPDETADWIASFDAMLDERGRDRARYVMLRLLERARETQVGVPALRSTDYINTIPPEREPWFPGDYEVEQRIRAFLRWNAAVMVSSANRKGLEVGGHIATYQSSASLYEVGFNHFFRGKDHEGGGDQVFIQGHASPGIYARAFLEGRLTEEQLYRFRQEVQHGRGAGLSSYPHPRLMPEFWEFPTVSMGLTAINSIYQARFNRYMHNRGIKDTSQQNVYAFLGDGEMAEPESLGAIRVAAREELDNLTWVVNCNLQQLDGPVTGNGKIIQELESNFRGAGWNVIKVIWGQGWDDLLARDVDGVLVNKMNSTPDGAFQTYSVEDGAYVRENFFGSDPRLRKMVEHMSDAQIQKLPRGGHDYRKVYAAFDAAAKHTGQPTVILAKTVKGWTIDALEGKNATHQMKKLTPEDLKKFRDRLYLPISDRDLERSYEETGAAPFFHPGEDSPEMEYMRHRREELGGSLPKRVVRAKPLTLPEDKVYAELKKGSGKNSVATTMALVRLLKDWMRDPGIGKRLVPIAPDEYRTFGMDSMFPSAKVYNPQGQRYESVDRKLLLKYTESEQGQLLHEGISEAGAMASATAAGSAYSTHGEPMIPFYIFYSMFGFQRTGDSVWAMADQLARGFLIGATAGRTTLTGEGLQHADGHSPLLAATNPAVVHYDPAFAYELSHIMKTGLERMYGSTEEHPHGEDVIYYLTVYNEPVPQPAEPDDVDVEGILKGIHRVSTASGDGPRVQLMASGVGFPWVDRAARLLAEDWGVQADTWSVTSWNELARDAVAAEEWNLLHPGEAPRTAYVADTLATADGPFIAVSDYMTAVPMQIARWVPGDYCVLGADGFGFADTRPAARRFFHIDAESVVVRSLQALADAGEIDPGLVQKAFDQYKVDDPTATRGVEQEGGDA